In Carassius auratus strain Wakin chromosome 49, ASM336829v1, whole genome shotgun sequence, one DNA window encodes the following:
- the LOC113065920 gene encoding carboxypeptidase B-like, with translation MKILMLLGLVAVALCEPIKFVDFWKPGSPDLVTIGLTVDIHVPAARLDMVFTILQQSGTEDRMWRKTQSRNSVNSCIGTDPNRNFDAGWCTTGATNNPCSETYCGSSIESEIESKNLANLICSNKSIIKSYLTIHSYSQMLLFPYSYKYDLAAHHSWLLSVSQGAIAALHSLCGTRHTSGPDAVTIYPAAGGSGNWAYDLGVKYSYTFELSDEGRYGFLLPESQIKPTCEETMLAVKNIANHVLNNRLKHLIKA, from the exons ATGAAGATCCTTATGCTTTTGGGATTGGTGGCTGTTGCTCTATGTGAGCCGATCAAATTT GTGGACTTCTGGAAGCCTGGTAGTCCTGACCTTGTGACCATTGGCTTGACTGTTGACATTCACGTTCCTGCAGCCCGGCTTGACATGGTCTTTACCATTTTACAGCAAAGTGGCACGGAA GACAGGATGTGGAGAAAGACCCAGTCCAGGAACAGTGTTAACAGCTGTATTGGTACTGACCCCAACAGAAACTTTGATGCTGGATGGTGCA CAACTGGAGCTACAAACAACCCTTGCAGTGAAACCTACTGTGGAAGCAGCATAGAATCTGAGATTGAGTCCAAGAATTTGGCCAACTTAATCTGCTCCAACAAGTCCATCATCAAGTCCTACCTGACTATCCACTCATATTCCCAGATGCTCCTTTTCCCCTATTCCTACAAATATGATCTGGCTGCTCATCACAG TTGGTTGCTGAGTGTGTCTCAGGGAGCTATTGCAGCTCTGCATTCCCTGTGTGGAACCAGACACACTAGCGGCCCTGACGCTGTGACCATCT ACCCTGCTGCTGGTGGCTCTGGCAACTGGGCTTATGACCTGGGTGTGAAGTACTCCTACACCTTCGAGCTGAGTGACGAAGGTCGTTATGGATTCCTGCTGCCTGAGTCTCAGATCAAGCCAACTTGTGAGGAGACCATGCTGGCTGTCAAAAACATTGCTAACCATGTACTCAACAACAGATTGAAGCATCTAATAAAAGCTTGA
- the LOC113065963 gene encoding type-1 angiotensin II receptor A-like gives MENKTSGLSEDLHVKCNMSGRHSFIFTFIPVAYVCIFIIGIIGNSMVVAVIYRYMKLKSVPNVFVLNLAISDLTFLITLPLWASFTAMSYHWPFGTFLCKASAGLVIFNLYTSIFFLTALSIDRYLAIVHPLSSRCQRTLFYANLTCVLIWLFALLLSAPTALSRDVYDIGNSTLCAMLHHGEQINLLVTLSVLKSVLGFLVPFLVIITCYCLIGRALLVSKGLLRKSVRSREDETLRLIAATVLAFFVCWAPHQAFHFMHLLAMLGVVENCQTLDVIDTAIPVTICISYLNSCVNPIVYGFVGHNFRKNLLRLLGCGSGLTLASVQR, from the coding sequence ATGGAGAACAAAACATCAGGACTGAGTGAGGACCTCCATGTGAAGTGCAACATGTCTGGAAGACACAGCTTCATCTTCACCTTCATCCCTGTTGCCTACGTATGCATTTTCATAATCGGTATCATTGGCAATAGCATGGTGGTGGCTGTCATCTACCGCTACATGAAGCTGAAGTCAGTACCAAACGTGTTTGTGCTCAATCTAGCTATATCAGACCTCACCTTCCTTATCACACTGCCTTTGTGGGCCAGTTTCACAGCTATGAGTTACCATTGGCCATTTGGCACCTTTCTGTGCAAGGCAAGTGCAGGATTGGTCATCTTCAACCTCTACACTAGCATATTCTTCCTCACCGCTCTTAGTATTGACCGATATCTTGCGATCGTACATCCGTTGAGTTCCAGATGCCAGCGCACGCTTTTCTATGCTAACCTCACATGTGTACTTATATGGCTGTTTGCCTTGCTCCTCAGTGCTCCTACAGCGCTAAGCCGGGATGTGTACGACATTGGGAACTCTACATTGTGCGCTATGTTGCACCACGGTGAGCAGATTAACCTTCTTGTTACCCTTAGCGTGCTAAAAAGTGTGCTAGGTTTCCTTGTGCCTTTCCTCGTCATCATCACCTGCTATTGCCTGATCGGTCGGGCACTTCTGGTTTCCAAGGGTCTGTTGAGGAAAAGCGTTCGCTCTCGGGAAGATGAAACTCTGCGTCTGATAGCCGCTACTGTGCTAGCTTTCTTTGTTTGCTGGGCTCCTCACCAAGCTTTCCACTTCATGCATCTGCTGGCCATGCTCGGCGTAGTGGAAAACTGCCAAACACTGGATGTTATTGACACAGCCATACCAGTTACCATCTGCATCTCCTATTTAAACAGTTGTGTAAACCCCATTGTTTATGGCTTTGTTGGACACAACTTTCGCAAGAACCTACTGAGGTTACTTGGATGTGGGTCTGGACTAACTTTAGCATCAGTTCAAAGATGA